Genomic window (Chryseobacterium sp. H1D6B):
TATATAAAATTGATGAAGCAAACCAGAAAGATTGTAATTTTAATTGATTTCATAATACTCTTTATATGTAGACATTTCAAGGCAATTACTTGTTACATACAATCTTCAAAGACCATTGAATTGATTGTTATTATATCACAATATTAAATAAGAATTTTTGATACTTTCTCAACTAATATCTTTCTTGTAACTGAGTGATTTTCCTCCAAATTGTATTAAAATAACGGCAATAATAATAAATGCAGATGTTAATTTGTATTTTATGAATGTTGAGAATATCATTAGAATAAACTCTGAATCAAGTAAATTAATAAACAGCGGAATACTCATTACTACTAAAATAGAAATAAGACCATAGATCTTTACATTAAATCTACGCTGTTGCTTCGCTTCGATTTTCCGGATGATGTTCTTTGAAAATCCAAGAGAAAAACTGTCAGTATTTTCTTTTTCAAGATTACTATCCAGAAAATCATAAACTTGGGAATCAAGTCCTGAAATTTCATTGTTATTTTCTTTTTGCTCTTCGATGATTTTTTTTCTAGGGATATCCATCTTTCTGTAATTTTTCTTTTAATAATTTTCTGGCCCGCAGGAGATACACTTTTATGGTCCCTTCCGGGAATTTAGTGATCTTATGAACTTCCTGAATATTCAGTTCATCCAAATGATAAAGGGTGATCACAGTTCTGTACTGCAGCGGAAGCTCACGGATCAGCTTATTCAAATAGGTGTCAAATTCTTTTCCGATCAGTTTAGATTCCGGTGTTTCTGAAGTGAACTGGAAATCGATACTGTCCTCCAAATTATCGTATTTCTTTTTGACTTCCTTTTTCAGATAATTAATGGCAATATTATAGGTGATCCTGGCGATCCAGGTCGATAATTTGGATTCTTTTTTAAATGACCTCAGGTTTTCAAAAACCTTGATAAACACTTCCTGACCAACATCTTCGATATCTTCGTCATTGGTCAGCATCCTGTTCAGAATAGAGTAGACCAGGTTCTGATATTGCTTTACGACGATCTGAAAAGTATTCAGGTTGCCTTTTAAAATATCAGAAATGACTTTCTCTTCATCGAACATATTCTATTAGACAGCATTTTTTAATATCGGTTACAATTTTCTAATATATTTAAAATTTTGTAACCTGAAATGCATTTATTTGTCTATTGGTTAAAATCATCTACAATGAAACATCTTGCACCCTTTATAGTAATGATCGCAATCTTAATTGCAATCTCCATCGTGATCGTAGTTTTAACGAACTATGACCTGAAAAAGAAGATACTGAACAAAGAAAATATTGATGATAAAATGTTTATCATCCTTAATAACCTGACAGGCTTTGGTTCGGAAATGCTGAAATGGGGAATTATTCTGCTGTTTGGCGGAATTGGTTTGATCGTTTTGGAATTTGTCCCTTACAATGAAAACTCCCCGCTCCCTTATGGTGTGATGACTGTCTTTGTCTCACTCGGTTTCCTAGGCTATTATTTCTTGATGAAGAATCAAAAGAAATAGTTTTTCTATCTAAATAATCAATAATAATATTCACTTTTTTGAGAACAAAAACCTTGTTCTCAGGATTCTTATGTCCAAAATTTAAAACAATAATTATGAAAACTAAAATAATTTCAATATTATCTTTTATCCTTCTAATGATCAATGTAAATGCTCAGGAAAAAGTAAAAGATTCTGTTCCATATCAACAGGAAACATCTATTCAGGAAGTAGTAATAGATGGCAAAAAACCATTGATCAAAACAAAAATTGATGGATTGGTTTATAATGTCCAGTCAGATCCGGAAAGCAAATCCAAAAATCTTCTTGAGATGATGAAGAAGATGCCTTATCTCTCTTTGGATGCCAACGAAAATATTCTCTTTAAAGGCAATACTAATTTTAAAATTTTGATCAACGGAAAAGAAACACAGCTTCTTACCAATAATCCCAAAGAGTTTTTGAAAAGTATTCCAGCAAGCACGATCCAAAATATAGAGATCATTACTAATCCGTCTTCAAAATACGATGCTGAAGGCGCTTCCGGAATCATCAACATTATTACGACAAAGAAAATGAGTGACGGTTACAACGCTTCTGTAAATCTTGGGTCAAGGTTTCCAAAACAGGAGCAGAATGCCGGATTTTCTTTGAATATTAAACAAAATAAATTAGGGATTTCGGCATACGGTGGTTGTTATTTAAAAGACAATCCAGAGATCAATTATCAAAATTCTCAACAGACAGTTTCCAATAATTTACAACAAAACGGAAGAACCTCAGGGAAAGGAAACGGCGGTTATTTCAACGTCAATGCCAGTTACGAAATTGATAGTCTGAATCTTCTAAATGTTCAGCTGGGTTCTAATTTTGCCAATAACAAATCTAAAGATTTTCTTAATTCCAATTTTTCTCAACACAATATTCTGACAGAAAACAATAGTTCCAACAACAATTCTGATAGTAATGGAAAAGGTTTTGAAGCCTCTGCAAATTATCAAATTGGGTTCAAAAATGATAAAAGCCAGCTTTTGACCTTGTCCTACAAATTCAACAATTACTATTATGCGGTAAGCAGTATAACGGACTTTCAGAATAAATTGAACGGATCTTCGAGTAATATCAACCAGAATAATGACAATCAAAATAGCGAAAATACATTTCAAATTGATTTTGTGAAAAATATTGAAAAAGTTTATCTGGAAACAGGTATGAAAGCTATACTCAGAAAAAACAGCAGTCAGTACACAGCGATTCCTGAAAACTTTTTAAACTCCGATGAATTTTCAAACAAACAGAATATTTACGGGGCTTATTTTACGACAAAATTCAATTTATTTGATTGGAATTTCCAGACGGGATTAAGGTTGGAAAGTACAGATACAAATGTGAATTTCACTTCTACTGACACCAAAGTTGATCAGAATTATTTTAATCTGATCCCGAATATTTCCATCGGTAAGAACTGGAAAGAGCACCACGGCATCAATTTCGGATTTTCTCAAAGGATCAAAAGACCAGGAATCATTCGTCTGAATCCTTTCGTCAATCAATCAAATCCCTATTTTCAGATCAGTGGGAATCCTTATCTGAAACCTGTTATCAATAATGATCTGATGGCCAATTATTCCTATAATCATAAGGTCAGTCTTAACCTTGGATTAGGCTATTCCTTTTCTAATAAGATCGATCTTAAAGTTTCAACGTATGATCCTGCGACAAATATTACAAGAACAACTTATGAAAACTCAAGCAGTGTCAGCAGATTGGGTTTAGATTACAACTTTAATTATCCTGTTACAAAGCAACTGACTTTAGAGATCAATGGAAATTCAGCTTTCTTTTTTATCAAGGGAAAAGTGAATGATATTGAAGTTGAAAACAATCTTTTTACTTATTATATGTATTTCTCAGCCAATTACCAATTTGAAAATAACTGGAATGTGAGTTCAAATCTTGAGATCAATAGCAGAATGCCTGCGGGTCTTCAAAGCACGTCGAATGCTTATACAGGTTCATCTTTCAGTTTCAGTAAAAGTATTTTAGATAATCAGCTGTCGTTTTCAGCTTATATCAATAATCCTTTCAATCAATTCAGGAAAGCAGTTACTGAAACTCAGGGAACAGATTTCTATCAGAATAATTATGTAAGGGATTATTACAGGTCATTCGGTTTCAATGTCACATACAAATTCGGAAAACTTAGAGACGAGGTTAAAAGTACAAGAAGAAAAATTGAAAATAATGATCTGGCGAATTAACATAAGAATTACGAGAGTTTCAAAAGAAATCCTAAATCAGTTATGTCACTTAATTAAATGATTTCTTATGCATAAATTTAGTTTTTATGAGCGATTAAACTATAGATCAACTGGTTTTTTTAAGGCATAGGGATCAAATGATTTTATTTTTTAATTCCTTATACCTTGATCGTCCGATAGGCAGAATTTCACCTGTTTTGAGAAGTGCGCTGTAACGCGTACCCGGATTGATGAATATCTTTTCAATCTGTTCGAAATTGACCAGGTAAGATCGATGGATTCGTTCAAATCTATTAGGAAGAAGTTGCTGCAAATGTTCAAGTGATTTATCGTGGAGTTCTTTTTGCCCGTTCTTAAGATGCAGTTCGGTATAAATTCCTGCTCCCTTGATGTATATCACCTCTGCAATATTGACCAGCTGAACCTGTCCGGCCCTTTTGATGGCCAGGTATTTAATGCCTTCATCCTGTTTTAGGACAGGACTGACAAATCTTGTCAAAGCCTTAAAAAGCCTTTCCTGATCAAAAGGTTTGGGTACGAAGTCGAGTACGCCGTAGGCAAAAGCAGTGATCGCTTTATCAGTATTTGCTGAAACGATGACCGTATGGAAAGATTCTGCCACCATCTGTTCCAAAACCTCAAAACCATTGTCACCATTGAGGTTCAGATCAAGTAATAATAGGTCGGGAAGTTGATTTCCAATTTGATCTACGCCCTTTTGCAGAGAATCGCAGATGAATATGCTGGTCGGTTTATTCGCAAAGAATTCAGCAGTCATACGCTCCAATCGCCGTGCAATACGTGCCTCGTCCTCTATGATCAATATATTCATTGTCGTAAAATTTGAATGGTAGATTTCCAACCGTTCCTTGTAGAACTGGATTCGAATTTCCAGTTTTGACCGTAGCTTTCGGTGAGACGTGCTTTGATATATTTAAAACCATTTCCGCCTGTCCTGTCTTTCATTATTTCCCGGTTTTGAGCAATAGTTTCAAAAATATACTGGTGAGATTTTTTTGATAAGAAATAATGGATTACGAATGTAACGGTATTTCCGGGAAGCGGTTCGCTATGGGTAATACCATTTTCCAACAATGTATGAATGATGGCGGGAGGTATCAGTTGCGTTTCATCTATTCCCGTCTCTTCCCAGCTGTAGTTTATTTCTTTACGAAAGCCCATTACAGATAAATGCTGTCGGCAGAGCTCAAGTTCTTTAGTGATGGGAATCAGGGTTTGTTCTGAGATCTCGTTCATGATATCAAATTCTGCAGCAAGCGCCTGTATAAACCGGGCTCCTTCTTTGGGCGATTCTTCCACCCAATCCATCATAGAAGTCAGGGTGTTTCTTAAAAAATGAGGTTGGATATTCTTTTTAAGCAGTTCTAATTGCAGCCTTGAAGAAAGCAAAACCGCATTCTGATGTTCTGCCTCAATGACACTCGCCCGAATAGAATGAAGATAAAGCATAGATAACACAATTATGGTAAAGCTAATGAACAAGCCATAATCATAAACAACAAACTTATTCACTAATGCACTTGCCACAAGCGCCAGCATTGCAATAAAACCTCCTTTTTCTTTTTCAATAATACCGTTCAGTACAACAATGAAAGCGGCGATCAGCATAGCCAGACTGTAGAGACGAGCTGTCAGGTCATAATGTCCGTAATTTAGCCAATACATTAATAGCAGTGTAGCCAGAAGCGCAGCCATCAGCCATTTTTCTTTTCTAAAATTAAACTGGATGATAAAATACCACGGAACGAGTAGCGCATTGATAAAAGTCAGCCAACCTATAATTTCCAGTCGTATAAAAAACTCAGAATAGGGAATCACGACATGGAATTTTAGGTACTCCATAATTAATAAAGCAAAAAAGAGAAGGCATATGGTAGCGAAGATGAGAATGTCCCGCTGTTTGCGTTTGCTGTTCAGATAGATAAAAAAATAATACACTGCTGCAATGAGAAATGCTCCTGCCATCAGGTTCATATAAGACATGGTGACCAGCGGTTTGGTAAGTAATGTTGCGTAATTATTTATTTTAAATCCAATACTGCGCTGTACATTCGGATGCATTGACTGTGAACTTCGCATAGCAATCGTATGAAGACCAGGCGAAATTAAATGATTCGGAATCCTGTAATAGCTGCTCTCTGTACCTGGCTGTTCTGATTTTCCGTCTTTTGGAAGCTGTCCGTTTTTGCCTATGAATACGCCATCCCAATAGACCTCAAAAGACCCGAAGGATTCGATCTGCAGCCCAAGTGGTTTTAGGTCGTTTTCTACCTTGCCCAGATCTAGATGCGTGCGAGACCAGAATATATGGTCTGAAGTATTACCCCTTTTCTCTGACCAGCCTTTATCATTATAATTTTTAGCTGCCCATGCCATATCATCGCCTGTTTTGTAAACCGGTACAGGGTCCTCATTACGTATAATAGGCGAGGATAATAAACTGAGCAACGTCAATAAAAATATCAAATTATGCATAATGTAAATATACAAGGTAATTTGAAAAACGTTGTGGTCGTTTGCAAGTCCGTAGAGTTGTTCAAATGTTTAAACAAAAGAGAGACCAGCTGGTGATTTAAATTTACACTATGAAACAAACCATTACCATCATTCTGATCATCTTGACTTCTCAATATGTCTTTTCACAGAAAGGACAGGTCACGGGTGTCATTCATCAAGATCCGACAACGCCATTGCCCTATGTGACCATAACACTAAAAGAAAAAACAGATATACCCTTAGCTGCAGGTATTTCCGATGATAAAGGAATATTCCGCCTGGAAAATATCCCTTCAGGAAATTATACCATCAGTTATAGTCTTATGGGTTTTGAGACGATCAGCAAGCCAGTAGAGGTTAAATCAAACGAGCAGGTAAACATCGGAACAATCATTTTAGAGACCGATGCAAAGTTATTGGAAGCGGTAACGATAAACGGACAACGAGCGGCGGTCAGCTTAAAACTTGATAAAAAGGTCTTTGAAGTTGGAAAAGATGTACTCTCACAATCGGGAGCGGTCACTGATCTGCTCAACATCGTTCCTTCGGTCAGCGTCAGTCCAAGTGGTGCGATCAGTCTTCGTGGCAACAGCAATGTGCTGGTATTGATCGACGGTCGCCGTACCGGATTGACCCAAGGTAATGCGCTGGAACAGGTTCCTGCTGATCAGGTGGAACGAGTGGAAGTGATCACTAATCCTTCTTCCCGCTTTGATGCAGCAGGTTCGGCAGGGATCATCAATATCATCCTTAAAAAGAATAAAAAAGGAGGTTTCAGCGGACAGTTACGTCTGGTTGGCGGAATTCCCAATGAGACCCGCATCAGTCCCAGCTTAAGCTATAAATCCAATAAAATCAATCTATTTGCGACCTACGGTCTGCGATTATCAGATTACGTCGGTCTTTATACTATGAAACAGTCTACCGGCCTTTCAGGTACACCGGTTTATCTGAACCAGCGACAGGATGAAAACCGCCACGATGATGCCAGATTATTCTATTTTGGGGCAGATTTCAATATAAATGATCACAACACGATTACCGCGGCCTTTATGCGAAACGCAACAAATGATCACGACAAGACGAAGCTGAATTATTTATATTCAAACAAAAACGGCGTTATTGACAGTAGCCTCAGTCGTAGTGGTGAGTCTTGGGAAAAGAGAAGCTATAACCAGCTTGAGTTTAATTATACAAAAAGCTTTGATAAAGCAGGAAAGAAGTTAACGGTAGATATGCAATATGATTTTTGGGACAGTGGGAAAGACTGGAATTTATCAACCAGCAGAGTTTTTCCAGAAGTTGTTAATTTACCTATGATCAGGACAGGCTCGATGGGAAAGAGTAAAGATCTGATGATCAAAACAGATATGATACAACCGCTGGACAGTATTTCTACGCTGGAATTTGGTCTGAAAATGGAGGATCGCAGGGTAAACAGTGATTTTATTGCAGAGCAGCAAAATCCCGTTGGTTGGGAGATTATCGACGATATCGAGAACCATCTGTTATACAAAGAATTGATCGGAAGTGCTTACTTGCAGTTTTCAAGTAAAATAGGAGCACTCAGCTATCAGGCTGGTTTGCGTGGCGAGCTTACCAATATCGGAATCGAAGACCGGATGGGAAACTACAATAATAAAAAGAATTATAACCGATTGTTTCCAACATTGAACATGAGCTATCATTTTAATGAAAAAACAAACCTTCAGGCAAGCTACAGCAAACGGATCAACAGACCTTCGTTGGGTATGATTTATCCTTTCAATGAACTGACCGACCTGAGCACACGCTATATTGGCAATCCGGATCTTAACCCATCCTATGCAGACGTTTTTGAAATGGCTTTTCTAAAGAATTGGAAAACGTTAACTTTTAATCCTTCTTTTTATTATCAAAATAATAGCGGTGTAATGGAAGATTATACGTACCAAAATGCTGAGGGACTATTCATCACAATGCCGGTGAACATTAATAAAGAAACACGTACTGGTTTTGAATTATCAATACTTTACAATCCGGTAAAATGGCTGCAGGTAAATACCGAGCTCAATATCTTTCATTACGTTGAGACGGGAAGTTATCAGGTGCAGAGTTTCGATTATTCAGGGAATACTCTAACTGCCCGTGTAAGCGCACAGCTGAAACTGAAAAATAAACTTGCTTTCCAGACGCTGTATAATTTCAGGGGTGCCAATGCAACCTCCCAAACCTATACCAAGGCGCTTCACAGTGTTGATCTTGGATGCAGTAAGACGTTTTTAAAGGATAAGGCAACAGTTTCGTTTGATGTGAGCAACCTCTTCGACCTTCGGAAAATAAATACTAGAACTATTGGAACAGATTATTCGGTCAGTCAGACCAGTATTCCCAATGCGGCCCGATATAGATTAACATTGGTCTATCGGATTAACCTGAAAGATAACCAGTCCGTAAGACAGGCTAAAAGTGGTAATCGCAATTGATGGTCTCAAAAATAGCAATTTCTGTAAGAGAAAAAAAATAAAATTAATTTTGGCGATGTTTTTATTCATAATTTAGATAAAGGTAAATGTTTAGAAACTGTATTGGGAGTATGTATCTGGTATGATGTTTTAGGCTTATTTTAAATTAGAACTATGAACGCATTGGTAATTTCAGGGGGCGGCAGTAAAGGTGCTTTTGCAGGAGGTGTTGCCGAATATCTTATAAATCATACTAAAAAAGAATATGATCTTTTTGTAGGGACTTCAACAGGAAGTCTGCTGATTCCTTTTTTGGCTTTAGGTGATATCGAACGGATCAAAAAACTTTATACCAATATTGAGCAATCGGATATT
Coding sequences:
- a CDS encoding sigma-70 family RNA polymerase sigma factor, with translation MFDEEKVISDILKGNLNTFQIVVKQYQNLVYSILNRMLTNDEDIEDVGQEVFIKVFENLRSFKKESKLSTWIARITYNIAINYLKKEVKKKYDNLEDSIDFQFTSETPESKLIGKEFDTYLNKLIRELPLQYRTVITLYHLDELNIQEVHKITKFPEGTIKVYLLRARKLLKEKLQKDGYP
- a CDS encoding DUF6249 domain-containing protein, which gives rise to MKHLAPFIVMIAILIAISIVIVVLTNYDLKKKILNKENIDDKMFIILNNLTGFGSEMLKWGIILLFGGIGLIVLEFVPYNENSPLPYGVMTVFVSLGFLGYYFLMKNQKK
- a CDS encoding outer membrane beta-barrel protein, translated to MKTKIISILSFILLMINVNAQEKVKDSVPYQQETSIQEVVIDGKKPLIKTKIDGLVYNVQSDPESKSKNLLEMMKKMPYLSLDANENILFKGNTNFKILINGKETQLLTNNPKEFLKSIPASTIQNIEIITNPSSKYDAEGASGIINIITTKKMSDGYNASVNLGSRFPKQEQNAGFSLNIKQNKLGISAYGGCYLKDNPEINYQNSQQTVSNNLQQNGRTSGKGNGGYFNVNASYEIDSLNLLNVQLGSNFANNKSKDFLNSNFSQHNILTENNSSNNNSDSNGKGFEASANYQIGFKNDKSQLLTLSYKFNNYYYAVSSITDFQNKLNGSSSNINQNNDNQNSENTFQIDFVKNIEKVYLETGMKAILRKNSSQYTAIPENFLNSDEFSNKQNIYGAYFTTKFNLFDWNFQTGLRLESTDTNVNFTSTDTKVDQNYFNLIPNISIGKNWKEHHGINFGFSQRIKRPGIIRLNPFVNQSNPYFQISGNPYLKPVINNDLMANYSYNHKVSLNLGLGYSFSNKIDLKVSTYDPATNITRTTYENSSSVSRLGLDYNFNYPVTKQLTLEINGNSAFFFIKGKVNDIEVENNLFTYYMYFSANYQFENNWNVSSNLEINSRMPAGLQSTSNAYTGSSFSFSKSILDNQLSFSAYINNPFNQFRKAVTETQGTDFYQNNYVRDYYRSFGFNVTYKFGKLRDEVKSTRRKIENNDLAN
- a CDS encoding LytTR family transcriptional regulator DNA-binding domain-containing protein; translated protein: MNILIIEDEARIARRLERMTAEFFANKPTSIFICDSLQKGVDQIGNQLPDLLLLDLNLNGDNGFEVLEQMVAESFHTVIVSANTDKAITAFAYGVLDFVPKPFDQERLFKALTRFVSPVLKQDEGIKYLAIKRAGQVQLVNIAEVIYIKGAGIYTELHLKNGQKELHDKSLEHLQQLLPNRFERIHRSYLVNFEQIEKIFINPGTRYSALLKTGEILPIGRSRYKELKNKII
- a CDS encoding histidine kinase — protein: MAWAAKNYNDKGWSEKRGNTSDHIFWSRTHLDLGKVENDLKPLGLQIESFGSFEVYWDGVFIGKNGQLPKDGKSEQPGTESSYYRIPNHLISPGLHTIAMRSSQSMHPNVQRSIGFKINNYATLLTKPLVTMSYMNLMAGAFLIAAVYYFFIYLNSKRKQRDILIFATICLLFFALLIMEYLKFHVVIPYSEFFIRLEIIGWLTFINALLVPWYFIIQFNFRKEKWLMAALLATLLLMYWLNYGHYDLTARLYSLAMLIAAFIVVLNGIIEKEKGGFIAMLALVASALVNKFVVYDYGLFISFTIIVLSMLYLHSIRASVIEAEHQNAVLLSSRLQLELLKKNIQPHFLRNTLTSMMDWVEESPKEGARFIQALAAEFDIMNEISEQTLIPITKELELCRQHLSVMGFRKEINYSWEETGIDETQLIPPAIIHTLLENGITHSEPLPGNTVTFVIHYFLSKKSHQYIFETIAQNREIMKDRTGGNGFKYIKARLTESYGQNWKFESSSTRNGWKSTIQILRQ
- a CDS encoding TonB-dependent receptor — translated: MKQTITIILIILTSQYVFSQKGQVTGVIHQDPTTPLPYVTITLKEKTDIPLAAGISDDKGIFRLENIPSGNYTISYSLMGFETISKPVEVKSNEQVNIGTIILETDAKLLEAVTINGQRAAVSLKLDKKVFEVGKDVLSQSGAVTDLLNIVPSVSVSPSGAISLRGNSNVLVLIDGRRTGLTQGNALEQVPADQVERVEVITNPSSRFDAAGSAGIINIILKKNKKGGFSGQLRLVGGIPNETRISPSLSYKSNKINLFATYGLRLSDYVGLYTMKQSTGLSGTPVYLNQRQDENRHDDARLFYFGADFNINDHNTITAAFMRNATNDHDKTKLNYLYSNKNGVIDSSLSRSGESWEKRSYNQLEFNYTKSFDKAGKKLTVDMQYDFWDSGKDWNLSTSRVFPEVVNLPMIRTGSMGKSKDLMIKTDMIQPLDSISTLEFGLKMEDRRVNSDFIAEQQNPVGWEIIDDIENHLLYKELIGSAYLQFSSKIGALSYQAGLRGELTNIGIEDRMGNYNNKKNYNRLFPTLNMSYHFNEKTNLQASYSKRINRPSLGMIYPFNELTDLSTRYIGNPDLNPSYADVFEMAFLKNWKTLTFNPSFYYQNNSGVMEDYTYQNAEGLFITMPVNINKETRTGFELSILYNPVKWLQVNTELNIFHYVETGSYQVQSFDYSGNTLTARVSAQLKLKNKLAFQTLYNFRGANATSQTYTKALHSVDLGCSKTFLKDKATVSFDVSNLFDLRKINTRTIGTDYSVSQTSIPNAARYRLTLVYRINLKDNQSVRQAKSGNRN